The DNA region TGCCACTTTGTCGCGGATGAGTTTGGCCGACTCAACGTCGCCCACGCTGCTGAACAAACTCCGCAGCTCGTCCTGGCTCATGGTCTGCGGCAGGTAGTTCACAATCAGGTTTGTTCTGGAGTCATCGTCCTCCATCATCTGCTCGCCGTACCCGTTATCGTACagctcctgaaacacacacacacacacacacacacactcctttaaCACATCATCAACACACTGAACACCCGTCAGTACAACCTGATGAGTAAGTGACGATtatttcaaccaatcagagaggagcttCACCTTTCCGGGTCCTCCTTTGGCTGAATGCGGCCCGACATCACTCTGGGAAGACTGCACctcacacacctgaacacatgcacacacacataccacacacaccacacaccacacacacacaggttaagACAGGTGACTCGGGTCAGTAATCAGTCGTTAAGGATCTGAACAGGAAGTTGTTGATCAGCTTACCTTCAGGTAACGGAGGCCTCGTCTCAGCGCCATGGAGACTCACTGCGTCTGCAGAACAAGATGTTATAAATATCATCAGAAGTCCATtaaacatgagtctggttctgatccaggtttctgtctgagtctggttctgatccaggtttctgcctgagtctggttctgatccaggtttctgtctgagtctggttctgatccaggtttttgcctgagtctggttctgatccaggtttttgcctgagtctggttctgatccaggtttctgcctgagtctggttctgatccaggtttttgcctgagtctggttctgatccaggtttttgcctgagtctggttctgatccaggtttctgcctgagtctggttctgatccaggtttctgtctgagtctggttctgatccaggtttttgtctgagtctggttctgatccaggtttctgcctgagtctgatccaggtttctgtctgagtctggttctgatccaggtttctgcctgagtctgatccaggtttctgtctgagtctggttctgatccaggtttctgcctgagtctgatccaggtttctgcctgagtctggttctgatccaggtttctgcctgagtctggttctgatccactTAGCTTAGCTCGTAAATGTGGCTAAGCTAAGTGCTCCTGGTGGTTTAAAgttaataatataaaaacatttcggtctaaacctgtttgttttagtgTCTGCTGATTACACCTGTCATGTTGTGGTGATATATAAACACCTGAGGTGAACAGGTAAacatttagaagaagaaaaagtgacGATACTGAGCTAACAacgagctaatgttagccataTGTTAGCATCGTGGCTAACGGCGGGAGCTAACGCCGCTCACATACGTCATAAACTTACCTTAACGGTGGCGGACAGGTGAGGGACAGGTGAGGGACGGTGTGGACTCTCTCTGTTGTTGGTTCGCGGACggtttttgtctttcagcttAGCTCACAAAACGGCTATGAAAAAAAAGGCGGATTAGCTTTTTACTAttagctcctctcctctccacacaAAGGCAACAAACTCCCGCTGATTGTAGTATCGCGATATCttgttctacttcctgtttacagcCCATAAGGTGTATTACCGCCACCTAGTGTGCTGGAGTTCATTGTTACAGTGCTAAATACAGTTATTAGAGTacagtggtgaggaaaaccttggAGGTGGACAGTTATCAACTGAAACACTTTGttattttatattcaggtctaattacagatttatttcctcaactgtttaaaggttctttaaatctcacatatatttttatccctgcacgggttatttacatttcttgtataagtctatttttaattgcacagtttaagtttgattcatctagggggatctatgggaggggggggggggggcgtcggttttgtggttgatttgtatcaaatgttttatgtcatgtctttgtaacctgctactggatgatTTGAatttctgtctatctgtctgtctgtctgtctgtctgtctgtctgtctgtctatctatctatctgtctgtctgtctgtctgtctgtctgtctgtctgtctgtctatctgtctatctagagggagatgcaggaagaagaaggatagagacaaacagcaaCTACGGCCCATAAGATCAGTTTAGTAGCTTCAATGTTAGTAATAAAGTATGAGAATCATCTTTAATGGCCatgtatgctcacacacacacacaagggatTTAAATTCAGGGAACTgagctctcaatgtacaaaaagtataaaaataaatataaactatGTCAAATAATCAAAGATGCAAAGCTAAATAAGACAATAGTATGTAAGAGTGATAAGTTTGAATTTCAATTACAATTCATCGattgcttgttttttaaagtgttctGAATGTTTAAGAGTGTATACATGTGAgggtagctcagtctgtaaggactaGAGGTAAGGACTAGTCTGACATCtgtccatcagtgcatgtctgtaggatcctgtttgtgcatgtgtgtgtttcagccgaTGTGTGTGTAGCGTTActaaatcacagactgtagaaaTTGAATCTCCTcttgtgggatcaataaagtatgtcttcttcttcttcttgttgcaGAATGCCGATGTTTTCAAATCAATGAGTGTTTAATAATTGTGATCTCaatataaatcaaaataattgtGATTATGATTTTTGCCATAATCAAGCATCCCTGTTTGTGTCGGTGTGCTTTATGTTGTCTTATTCTGTAaacaaaaatgtccaattttaGTTATTTGTGAGATGTAGGAATTTGTGGTatgtattatatttattattttacagcCTTGTAAATTAAATTCTTTATATCAATGTCGTTTTCCTgcttaaataaacattttaatttatatttggGGATTGGAGTCGTTTCTGtttgttgtaaaaacaaaaaaaaatattttcatgtctattaatttattatttatttaaacttttcataATAGTAGttgtaatcatttatttcagtcacaagaaaaaacaaaaacatttagactgtaaaggtgtaggctgaagctttatcTTAATACACCTCCCCTTcttacaaatcttattatttaagacacgaCTAGTTTGgttccaaaaacaaaacatatcagaacaaaatgtgtctcaagaatttatttcaaaacaaaacaaatgaaacaaacaaaaaaaatcaaaaaaaatattcacagtttctgttaaaaaaaaagcaaaatgtaaCACAACCTTTGGACAACCAgtgaaacatgaacacacaaaatatttacaaaatacCGGAAGTCACCTCTTGGAGTGACGCCCACCCATGACGTCACGGCGAAGCTTCCGTTGCTGCATGTAAACAAAGCGTATCAAGCGGCGGCTGGACTGATGGAGTTAACCCGGGTTACATCCGAGATAAAGTGAACAAACTTGAGTCTGTTTGACCAGATCAGGAGCTCAGATTCTTTGTGATGGAGCTGCGCTACAAATAAACCGGAAACATGTCGATGGAAGATCCGTTCTTCGTCGTTAAAGGGTCAGAACTGTTCTGTGCTAACCGAGCTAATGCTAACAGCGGCTAACAGATGCTGCTAAACGATAGCGAGTGTTATGCTAACAGAGGATTATGTAAACTTACAGAGAGACAAAGTCGATCAACAATCAAAGTAACCAGATTAATCTGAAGTTTAACAACAGGCTGCttaatgttcagtaacataaatattaacattttaacGATGTCAGTGTTTTTAGTGTTAGCATTCTAATGTTGTCGTGTggctcttaaaaaaacaaagaacggagataaaaaaaaagtatatttaaaaggaaataaatgttttattacgTTTTTATCAGTCTCAGTTTCATCCAACATACACTCTAGAcattaaataatacaaaattaaaaaccctaaagataaaaatatgacattaaatACTGTACATGGTTCATGTTGAGGGCCAGACTGCGACAGAACTGATATActatatatacagtatttcACTTTTATTGCCTAATTTATTCATCCCCGAGGGAGATTTTATTCTCAATTATTATTGGATATGTTTCCCACACACAGGGTGGAGAGGTTGAAATAGTGGACTCATAGAAATACCTTTAAGTTCTCTGAAAAGAGAGGCCGACAGAGAATTCATTTGATGCGGAGGCTGAACTCTTTTAGTgtttcacaaagcatcttatgaagcttttatccaaagtcTTTTAAcagtttcttttctctgttggTTCAATGGGTTGTCTGTGAAGGACAAGAACAGTTTGAACCACATCGTAAAAGTCTGCTCTAAGATTATTGGAGTCCAGCTGAAGGACTTGAGCTCCCTGTGGAAGGAGCGTGTGGTCCAGAAAGCCAAAGGGATCATAAACATGTTGTCTCATCCGAGTTTTCTTTAATGCCCTCTGGACGGCGCTATCTTGCCCCTCCAAGGAGGACAAATAGAAACTCCAACTCTTTAATCCCTTCAGCTATCAGGctgttgaatgctgaacaaGTCTGTCATCGTATTAGGAAATTGTAGATTGATAGCGCCGGCTTTCTCACTTGACGACCTATTCGACTGTTGAACTGTTTGTTACTGACGTGTGGATGTAACTGAATGCTgtggtgatgtgtttgtttcctttatgttgTCTTTGCGTTTTTTTCAATGGCTCGGTAGGTTGTGAAACTGAATTGCCCTTCTGGGATAGATAAAGTTTTCTGAATCTGACAAACAGGACTTAGTGGGGCTGCAGGGTGATTGATTTATAATCAAATGAATATACGGGGAATTTTGACTTCAGAGGTGAATTtatgatgatgtttttatttacagtgaagTCCTGAAGGCAGTGAACGCAGCACAGAGCCTCCATCACAGATGGAGCGAGCTGTTgcaggaggggggcggggcctccAAGGAGGAAATGGACTGGACAACCAATGAGCTGAGGAACAGTCTGCGGTCCATCGAGTGGGACCTGGAGGACCTGGACGAGACGATCAATATCCTTTAAACAATCGAACGAGAGTTTAAGtttgaacatttctgaaaacatgtttttttcttaactgtCAGTGAACGCATCGTCGAGTCCAACCCAAAGAAGTTTAACCTGGACGCACCTGAGCTGATGAAGAGGAAAGCCTTCATCACTAGTACCAGACAGACCGTCAAGGTGGGCTTCAATCACaactttatgaaaaaaacagaaattcatTTAAACTCACCTGCTCAGGTGAACCCCCAACCTGAGCgtcatgatggatgggggggcggtctttatctgttttaatttgttgatATGAATGTTTGTGTTAACATAAGCCCTGATTATTACTGAGCTCTTATTggataatttaatttaaagtgtcCTGATTGGCTGAGCTGTATCTGAAGAGTCGAGcgatctgattggctgtttctTCCACAGGAAATGAAGGAGCAGATGTCGAGTCCAGCTGCTGCCCAAGACAGGAAGAACAAACAGGTAACAcacatctgaagtacacacacacatctgaagtacacacacatctgaagtacacacacatctgaagtacacacacatctgaagtacacacacacatctgaagtacacacacacatctgaagtacacacacacatctgaagtacacacacacacatctgaagtacacacacacatctgaagtacacacacatctgaagtacacacacacacatctgaagtacacacacacatctgaagtacacacacacatctgaagtacacacacacatctgaagtacacacacatctgaagtacacacacatctgaagtacacacacacatctgaagtacacacacacatctgaagtacacacacacatctgaagtacacacacacacatctgaagtacacacacacatctgaagtacacacacatctgaagtacacacacacacatctgaagtacacacacacacatctgaagtacacacacacacatctgaagtacacacacacacatctgaagtacacacacacatctgaagtacacacacatctgaagtacacacacacacatctgaagtacacacacacacatctgaagtacacacacacatctaaagtacacacacatctgaagtacacacacacatctgaagtacacacacatctgaagtacacacacacacatctgaagtacacacacacatctaaagtacacacacacacatctgaagtacacacacacacatctgaagtacacacacacatctaaagtacacacacatctgaagtacacacacacatctgaagtacacacacatctgaagtacacacacacacacacacatctgaagtacacacacatctgaagtacacacacacacatctgaagtacacacacacatctgaagtacacacacatctgaagtacacacacacatctgaagtacacacacatctgaagtacacacacacacacatctgaagtacacacacatctgaagtacacacacacacacacacacacacacacacacacacacatctgaagtacacacacacacacacacacacacatctgaagtacacacacacatctgaagtacacacacacacatctgaagtacacacacatctgaagtacacacacacacatctgaagtacacacacacacatttgaagtacacacacacatctgaagtacacacacacacacatctgaagtacacacacacacacatctgaagtacacacacacatctgaagtacacacacacacatctgaagtacacacacgCCTCATGTTcctcacgcacgcacgcacacacacacacacacacacacacacacacagctggtttCCTGTAACTTACATTACTACCAATACCTCCTGGAAAACCTGGAAATCTCCTCAGACAAAGAAACCTAAATCCCAAATCCTTCTCGGATCCTGATTGTCCTCGAGTCCAGCAGGTCCTTAAAGGTTATAAACTGGTTCATTTATGTCCTTAAAGGTCATAAACTGGTTCATTTATGTTCCTAAAGGTTATAAACTGGTTCATTTATGTCCTTAAAGGTCATAAACTGGTTCATTTATGTCCTTAAAGGTTATAAACTGGTTCATTTATGTCCTTAAAGGTTATAAACTGGTTCATTTATGTCCTTAAAGGTTATAAACTGGTTCATTTATGTCCTTAAAGGTCATAGAAGCTTTAGGGAATATCCGGCTGATACTTGGAGGTTTTGGTAAATGTAGTTccttcagctgctgctgcaaattGTCTAACAGTTGATGTGTGTGACGTTCAGGCTCTGCTGGGAGAACGCGGCGCTCAGGGTCCGATCTGGCAGCCTGGTCCTGATAAATTCAGCCGCTTGGACCGACAACTGCAGACCGCCAACTCTCAGTTCATCGAGGAGCAGCAGGGGCAGCAGCAGGTAGAGAAACACCTGACCTTTgcaacagccaatcacagagctctAAGTTGTTGTATAACatttaagaatgtttttttataattcattaagagtttcttttgtgttgtattgaatataatatataatgtgTGTTGTGTCAGCTGATCGCAGAGCAGCAGGATGAACAGCTGGAGCTCGTGTCGGGAACAATCGGAGTCCTGAAGAACATGTCAGAGAGGATCGGCATGGAGTTAGACGAACAATCTGTGTAAGATGTCTGAACGTTAACACGCTACAAAGATCCTGAACTACAAAATGATTATGAACTCCTAAAGAACATATCAGTAACATATCCTGGTATGTCAGAGGAGAGAACAGGATGTGTTTGAGGAGTGAACAGGATGTGTTTGAGGAGTGAACAGGATGTGTTTGAGGAGTTAACAGTGTTTGAGGAGTGAACAGGATGTGTTTGAGGAGTTAACAGTGTTTGAGGAGTGAACAGGATGTGTTTGAGGAGTGAACAGGATGTGTTTGAGGAGTGAACAGGATGTGTTTGAGGAGTGAACAGGATGTGTTTGAGGAGTGAACAGTGTTTGAGGAGTGAACAGGATGTGTTTGAGGAGTGAACAGGATGTGTTTGAGGAGTTAACAGGATGTGTTTGAGGAGTGAACAGGATGTGTTTGAGGAGTGAACAGGATGTGTTTGAGGAGTGAACAGTGTTTGAGGAGTGAACAGGATGTGTTTGAGGAGTGAACAGGATGTGTTTGAGGaaggtgtttgttttctggtcTGAGTTGTTGagtgttgttgtgtatgtttgCTTTTTGCAGGATGTTGGACGACTTCACTCATGACGTGGACAACACTCACACCAAATTGGACAACGTCATGAAGAAGCTGGCCAAGGTGTCTCACATGACCAGCGGTAATTATCCCGGCAACCAATGACGTCATTCTCAGTGTCcttactgtaaaaacaaaacaacagaacgattaaataaataaaacatttcaatagaAATTAGCGAGCTATCCGACGTGGCTCACTTAGTTATTAGCCGTATTAGTTGTCATTTActtatttctgtatttccaCAGATCGACGACAGTGGTGTGCTATTGGCGTGTTGCTCGCCATCCTCTTtgttgtcctcctcctcttcttcatcctctgaTTGCCCCACGACCTCCCGCTCAGCACACATCTCGTCTTATTGCTGTGTCTACTGGATTCTACTGAACTCTACGAGATGCTACTGGACTCTAATCGACTCTCCTAGACTCAGATGTACTCTACTGgactctactgaactctactcGACCTACTAGAATCAACTGGACTCTTCTGAACCCCACTGGAATATAATGGTCCACAATGTGTGTTCATGGCTGCTTGTTAGAATAATGGCAGAGGTCAAACAAATGGAAATTgttggattttttctttttcattttcgtttaaaaaatatatttgtgtttttttgtttgttttaaagggcTGAAATATCCACTAAAACTCCAGTAAAGATAACCATTAAAAAGAGCACTCCAAAATATAACCAGTGACCTCTAGTTGAACTCCAGTTCATAAAGTCCATTAAAACTCTGATAAAATTACCAGTTAAAGTCCAGTTAAAGCTCCAGTTTAACGCAAATTAGAGTCCAATAATATAACCACTAAAACTCCattccaaaataaaaccagTGACCTTTAGTTAAACTCCAGTTCATGAAGTCATATAAAGTCACCAGTTGAACTCCAGTTTGTCTGAAAAATAAC from Labrus bergylta chromosome 6, fLabBer1.1, whole genome shotgun sequence includes:
- the stx6 gene encoding syntaxin-6, which translates into the protein MSMEDPFFVVKGEVLKAVNAAQSLHHRWSELLQEGGGASKEEMDWTTNELRNSLRSIEWDLEDLDETISIVESNPKKFNLDAPELMKRKAFITSTRQTVKEMKEQMSSPAAAQDRKNKQALLGERGAQGPIWQPGPDKFSRLDRQLQTANSQFIEEQQGQQQLIAEQQDEQLELVSGTIGVLKNMSERIGMELDEQSVMLDDFTHDVDNTHTKLDNVMKKLAKVSHMTSDRRQWCAIGVLLAILFVVLLLFFIL